In one Pseudomonas fitomaticsae genomic region, the following are encoded:
- the pyrH gene encoding UMP kinase, with protein sequence MAQQGSGYQARYKRILLKLSGEALMGSEEFGIDPKVLDRMALEVGQLVGIGVQVGLVIGGGNLFRGEALSKAGMDRVTGDHMGMLATVMNALAMRDALERANISAIVMSAISMVGVTDHYDRRKAMRHLNSKDVVIFAAGTGNPFFTTDSAACLRAIEIDADVVLKATKVDGVYTADPFKDPHAEKFDHLTYDEVLDRKLGVMDLTAICLCRDHKMPLRVFNMNKPGALLNIVHGGAEGTLIEEVQQ encoded by the coding sequence CTCGGAAGAGTTCGGGATCGATCCGAAAGTGCTGGATCGCATGGCGCTGGAAGTCGGCCAGCTGGTCGGTATCGGCGTCCAGGTCGGTCTGGTAATCGGCGGTGGCAACCTGTTCCGCGGTGAAGCCCTGAGCAAGGCCGGCATGGATCGGGTAACGGGCGACCACATGGGCATGCTGGCCACTGTGATGAACGCCCTGGCCATGCGCGACGCGCTGGAGCGTGCCAATATCTCGGCCATCGTGATGTCGGCCATTTCCATGGTTGGCGTAACCGATCACTATGACCGTCGCAAGGCCATGCGCCACCTGAACTCCAAGGACGTGGTGATTTTCGCGGCCGGTACCGGCAATCCGTTCTTTACCACGGATTCGGCAGCCTGCCTGCGCGCCATTGAAATCGACGCGGACGTCGTGCTCAAGGCGACCAAGGTCGATGGCGTCTACACCGCTGACCCGTTCAAGGACCCGCATGCCGAGAAGTTCGATCATCTGACATACGATGAAGTACTGGATCGCAAGCTGGGTGTAATGGATCTGACGGCTATCTGCCTGTGCCGCGATCACAAGATGCCGCTGCGCGTATTTAACATGAACAAGCCGGGTGCCCTGCTGAACATCGTGCATGGTGGCGCTGAAGGCACTCTGATCGAGGAAGTCCAACAATGA
- the frr gene encoding ribosome recycling factor, protein MINEIKKDAKERMTKSVESLAHNFGRIRTGQAHPSILEGVMVPYYGADTPIKQVANITVKDARTLQVVAFERNMLGAVDKAIGSAGLNLNPTNLGELLLISMPALTEETRRGFTKQARDVAEDARVAVRNIRRDANSSLKDLVKEKEISEDEERRATGEIDDLTKKFVAEIDAKLAEKEKDLMAV, encoded by the coding sequence ATGATCAACGAAATCAAGAAAGACGCTAAAGAGCGCATGACGAAGTCCGTCGAGTCTCTGGCTCACAACTTCGGTCGTATCCGCACCGGTCAGGCGCACCCGAGCATCCTGGAAGGCGTGATGGTGCCGTACTACGGCGCTGACACCCCGATCAAGCAAGTGGCCAACATCACCGTCAAGGACGCTCGTACCCTGCAGGTCGTTGCGTTCGAGCGCAACATGCTGGGCGCCGTCGACAAGGCCATCGGCAGTGCAGGTCTGAACCTGAACCCGACCAACCTGGGTGAACTGCTGCTGATCAGCATGCCGGCCCTGACCGAAGAAACCCGTCGCGGTTTCACCAAGCAGGCCCGTGACGTGGCGGAAGACGCCCGTGTCGCGGTGCGCAACATCCGTCGCGATGCCAACAGCTCGCTGAAGGATCTGGTCAAGGAAAAGGAAATCAGCGAAGACGAAGAGCGTCGCGCCACTGGCGAAATCGACGATCTGACCAAGAAATTCGTGGCTGAAATCGACGCTAAGCTGGCCGAGAAAGAAAAAGACCTGATGGCCGTATAA
- the uppS gene encoding polyprenyl diphosphate synthase, producing the protein MDKTKQTAPSAVPRHVAIIMDGNNRWAKKRFMPGVAGHKAGVDAVRAVIEVCAEAKVEVLTLFAFSSENWQRPADEVSALMDLFFKALRREAKRLNDNNISLRIIGDRTRFHPELQAAMREAEAMTAGANRFILQIAANYGGQWDIAQAAQRLAREVQAGHLRPDDITPDLLQTCLVTGDLPLPDLCIRTGGEHRISNFLLWQLAYSELYFSDLFWPDFKHEAMRNALADFASRQRRFGKTSEQVEAGARV; encoded by the coding sequence ATGGACAAGACCAAGCAGACTGCGCCGTCCGCGGTGCCGCGCCATGTCGCGATCATCATGGATGGCAATAATCGCTGGGCGAAAAAACGCTTCATGCCAGGTGTCGCCGGGCATAAAGCGGGCGTGGACGCCGTTCGGGCGGTGATCGAGGTGTGTGCCGAGGCCAAGGTCGAGGTGCTGACACTGTTTGCCTTTTCCAGTGAGAACTGGCAGCGCCCGGCCGATGAGGTCAGCGCCTTGATGGACCTGTTCTTCAAGGCGCTGCGTCGTGAGGCCAAGCGTCTGAACGACAACAACATCAGTCTGCGCATCATCGGTGATCGCACACGGTTCCATCCTGAACTTCAGGCTGCCATGCGTGAGGCTGAAGCGATGACCGCCGGCGCCAACCGTTTCATCCTGCAGATCGCCGCCAACTACGGTGGTCAGTGGGATATCGCTCAGGCGGCGCAGCGTCTGGCGCGTGAGGTTCAGGCCGGTCATCTGCGGCCGGACGACATTACACCGGATCTGCTGCAGACCTGTCTTGTCACGGGGGATTTGCCGTTGCCCGACTTGTGCATCCGCACCGGTGGCGAGCACCGCATCAGCAACTTCCTGTTGTGGCAGTTGGCGTACTCCGAACTGTACTTCTCCGACCTGTTCTGGCCGGACTTCAAACACGAAGCCATGCGCAATGCGCTGGCCGATTTCGCTTCGCGCCAGCGTCGTTTCGGTAAAACGAGCGAGCAGGTCGAAGCTGGAGCCCGGGTTTAA
- a CDS encoding phosphatidate cytidylyltransferase encodes MLKQRIITALILLPIALGGFFLLEGSGFALFIGLVVSLGAWEWARLAGFTAQAFRVGYAAVVALMLFVMYILPGLAPWVLGASVIWWALATWLVLTYPHSSERWSSAASKLVIGLLILLPAWQGLVQIKQYPLGNWLIMAVMVLVWGADIGAYFSGRAFGKRKLAPQVSPGKSWEGVYGGLALSLVITTLVALFRDWTVAQLFKGLIGAAVIVFISVVGDLTESMFKRQSGIKDSSNLLPGHGGVLDRIDSLTAAVPVFAVLLWMAAS; translated from the coding sequence ATGCTTAAACAACGCATCATCACTGCACTGATCCTGCTACCTATCGCCCTGGGTGGGTTTTTCCTGCTTGAAGGTTCCGGTTTTGCCCTGTTCATCGGGCTGGTCGTGAGCCTGGGAGCCTGGGAGTGGGCGCGTCTGGCCGGCTTCACCGCGCAGGCATTCCGTGTCGGCTACGCGGCGGTGGTCGCGCTGATGCTGTTCGTCATGTACATCCTCCCTGGACTGGCGCCATGGGTGCTGGGCGCGTCGGTGATCTGGTGGGCATTGGCGACCTGGCTGGTGCTGACTTATCCGCATTCCAGCGAACGCTGGTCCAGTGCCGCCAGCAAACTGGTGATCGGTTTGCTGATTCTGTTGCCCGCCTGGCAAGGGCTGGTGCAGATCAAGCAATACCCGCTCGGCAACTGGCTGATCATGGCGGTGATGGTGCTGGTCTGGGGTGCTGACATCGGGGCGTATTTCTCCGGCCGCGCGTTCGGCAAGCGCAAGCTGGCGCCGCAAGTCAGTCCCGGCAAGAGTTGGGAGGGTGTGTATGGCGGTCTGGCGCTGAGCCTTGTCATCACCACCCTGGTCGCGCTGTTCCGTGACTGGACGGTGGCGCAACTGTTCAAGGGTTTGATCGGCGCTGCGGTGATTGTCTTCATCTCGGTGGTGGGTGACCTGACCGAAAGCATGTTCAAGCGTCAGTCCGGCATCAAGGACAGCAGTAATCTGCTGCCTGGTCACGGTGGCGTGCTGGACCGTATCGACAGCCTGACGGCGGCGGTCCCTGTTTTTGCGGTGCTGTTGTGGATGGCGGCGTCGTGA
- the ispC gene encoding 1-deoxy-D-xylulose-5-phosphate reductoisomerase, producing MSRPQRITVLGATGSIGLSTLDVIARHPERYQTFALSGFTRLSELFALCVRHHPKFAVVPEAGAARNLQDDLRAAGLSTQVLVGEEGLCQVAAAPEVDAVMAAIVGAAGLRPTLAAVEAGKKILLANKEALVMSGALFMQAVRKSGSVLLPIDSEHNAIFQCMPQDFARGLSNVGVRRILLTASGGPFRQTPMAELAHVSPDQACAHPNWSMGRKISVDSASMMNKGLELIEACWLFDAKPSQVEVVIHPQSVIHSLVDYVDGSVLAQLGNPDMRTPIANALAWPERIDSGVAPLDLFAVARLDFEAPDEERFPCLRLARQAAEAGNSAPAMLNAANEVAVAAFLDGRVRYLEIASIIEEVLNLEPVVALNDLDAVFTADATARTLAGQWLARHGR from the coding sequence GTGAGTCGCCCACAGCGGATCACCGTCCTGGGCGCGACCGGTTCGATCGGTCTGAGCACCCTGGATGTCATCGCCCGGCATCCGGAGCGTTATCAGACTTTCGCCCTGAGCGGTTTTACCCGTCTGAGCGAACTTTTTGCCCTGTGCGTTCGTCATCACCCGAAATTTGCGGTAGTGCCGGAAGCCGGCGCTGCCCGCAACCTGCAGGACGATTTGCGTGCGGCAGGCCTGTCGACTCAGGTTCTGGTCGGTGAGGAAGGCTTGTGTCAGGTCGCTGCTGCGCCCGAGGTGGATGCCGTCATGGCCGCCATTGTGGGTGCGGCCGGTCTGCGCCCGACTCTGGCGGCTGTAGAGGCAGGCAAGAAGATTCTTCTGGCCAACAAGGAAGCGCTGGTCATGTCCGGCGCCTTGTTCATGCAGGCGGTGCGCAAGAGCGGTTCGGTCCTGTTGCCGATCGACAGCGAGCACAACGCGATTTTCCAGTGCATGCCGCAGGACTTTGCTCGCGGGCTGAGTAACGTTGGTGTCCGTCGGATTTTGCTTACCGCCTCCGGCGGCCCTTTCCGGCAGACGCCGATGGCCGAACTGGCACATGTTTCACCTGACCAGGCTTGTGCACACCCGAACTGGTCGATGGGGCGCAAGATCTCGGTGGATTCGGCCAGCATGATGAACAAGGGGCTCGAATTGATCGAGGCCTGCTGGCTGTTCGATGCCAAGCCTTCGCAAGTCGAAGTGGTGATTCATCCACAGAGCGTGATTCATTCGCTGGTCGATTACGTGGACGGTTCAGTGCTGGCGCAGTTGGGCAATCCCGACATGCGTACGCCGATTGCCAACGCCCTGGCCTGGCCAGAGCGCATTGACTCGGGCGTCGCTCCGCTGGATTTGTTCGCTGTTGCGCGCCTGGATTTCGAAGCCCCCGACGAAGAGCGCTTCCCGTGCCTGCGTCTGGCGCGTCAGGCGGCCGAGGCGGGAAACAGCGCCCCGGCCATGCTCAATGCGGCGAATGAAGTGGCGGTTGCCGCGTTTCTCGACGGACGGGTTCGCTACCTGGAAATCGCGAGTATCATCGAGGAAGTCTTGAATCTCGAGCCTGTGGTGGCGTTGAACGACCTCGATGCGGTGTTTACCGCTGACGCGACTGCCCGGACATTGGCCGGGCAGTGGCTCGCGCGTCACGGCCGATAG
- the rseP gene encoding sigma E protease regulator RseP: protein MSALYMIAGTLIALGVLVTFHEFGHFWVARRCGVKVLRFSVGFGMPLLRWHDKQGTEFVVAAIPLGGYVKMLDEREGEVPADQLHQSFNRKSVRQRIAIVAAGPVANFLLALVFFWVLAMLGSEQIRPVIGSVESGSIAATAGLSAGQEIVAIDGEPTSGWAAVNLQLVRRLGESGSLQLMVREQGSTADSPRELALDKWLKGADEPDPIRSLGIRPWRPALPPVLAELDPKGPAQAAGLKTGDRLLTLDGKALDDWQQVVDTVRTRPDTKIVLRVERDGVQIDVPVTLAARGDKKSPSGYLGAGVKAVDWPPEMIREVSYGPLAAIGEGARRTWTMSVLTLDSLKKMLFGELSVKNLSGPITIAKVAGASAQSGVADFLNFLAYLSISLGVLNLLPIPVLDGGHLLFYLIEWARGRPLSDRVQGWGIQIGISLVVGVMLLALVNDLGRL from the coding sequence ATGAGCGCGCTCTATATGATTGCCGGCACCCTGATCGCTCTGGGTGTGCTGGTCACCTTTCACGAATTCGGCCACTTCTGGGTCGCGCGTCGCTGTGGCGTCAAGGTTTTGCGTTTCTCCGTGGGCTTCGGCATGCCGCTGCTGCGCTGGCACGACAAGCAGGGCACCGAGTTCGTGGTCGCGGCCATTCCGCTGGGCGGCTACGTCAAGATGCTCGATGAGCGTGAAGGCGAAGTGCCGGCCGATCAGCTTCATCAGTCATTCAATCGCAAGTCTGTTCGTCAGCGCATCGCGATCGTTGCGGCCGGCCCGGTGGCCAATTTCCTGCTCGCGCTGGTGTTCTTCTGGGTCCTGGCCATGCTCGGCAGCGAGCAGATTCGCCCGGTCATCGGTTCAGTGGAGTCCGGCAGCATTGCCGCAACCGCCGGACTGAGCGCCGGTCAGGAAATTGTCGCGATCGACGGCGAGCCGACCTCGGGCTGGGCTGCGGTCAACCTGCAACTGGTGCGACGTCTGGGGGAAAGCGGCTCTCTGCAATTAATGGTGCGCGAGCAGGGTTCTACAGCCGACTCGCCTCGTGAGCTGGCGCTCGATAAATGGCTTAAAGGGGCTGACGAGCCGGATCCGATTCGCTCCCTCGGCATTCGCCCTTGGCGCCCGGCATTGCCGCCGGTGCTGGCCGAACTCGATCCGAAAGGCCCGGCCCAGGCAGCCGGACTGAAAACCGGCGATCGTCTGCTGACGCTCGACGGCAAGGCGCTGGATGACTGGCAGCAGGTGGTCGACACCGTTCGTACGCGTCCTGATACCAAAATCGTGCTGCGCGTCGAGCGCGACGGTGTTCAAATCGACGTCCCTGTGACACTGGCCGCACGTGGCGATAAAAAGTCGCCAAGCGGTTACCTGGGGGCTGGCGTGAAGGCTGTCGACTGGCCGCCGGAAATGATCCGCGAGGTCAGTTACGGGCCTTTGGCGGCAATTGGCGAGGGTGCCCGTCGCACCTGGACCATGAGCGTCCTGACGCTGGATTCACTGAAGAAAATGCTCTTCGGCGAGCTCTCGGTAAAAAACTTGAGTGGACCGATAACCATTGCTAAAGTGGCGGGCGCTTCTGCCCAGTCGGGCGTCGCTGATTTCCTGAATTTCCTTGCTTATCTGAGTATTAGCCTGGGGGTTCTGAATTTGCTGCCCATTCCTGTACTGGATGGGGGGCATTTGTTGTTTTATCTGATCGAGTGGGCGCGTGGTCGTCCCTTGTCGGATCGGGTGCAAGGTTGGGGGATACAGATCGGTATCAGTTTGGTGGTCGGGGTGATGTTGCTTGCTCTGGTCAACGATCTGGGTCGTCTGTAA
- the bamA gene encoding outer membrane protein assembly factor BamA, whose protein sequence is MKRLLLTAVLTVLMIAEVHAESFTISDIRVNGLQRVSAGSVFGALPLNVGEQADDRRLVESTRALFKTGFFQDIQLGREGNVLVITVVERPSVASIEIEGNKAISTEDLMKGLKQSGLAEGEIFQRATLEGVRNELQRQYVAQGRYSATVDTEVVSQPRNRVGLKVKINEGTVAAIQHINVVGNTVFPEEDLTDLFELKTTNWLSFFKNDDKYAREKLSGDLERLRSYYLDRGYINMDIASTQVSITPDKKHVYITVNVNEGEKYTVRDVKLSGDLKVPEDQVKSLLLVQKGQVFSRKLMTTTSELITRRLGNEGYTFANVNGVPQPHDDDHTVDILFAVDPGKRAYVNRINFRGNTKSEDEVLRREMRQMEGGWASTYLIDQSKTRLERLGFFKEVNVETPAVPGVDDQVDVNYSVEEQASGSITASVGFAQSAGLILGGSITQNNFLGTGNRVSVGLTRSEYQSRYNFGYVDPYWTADGVSLGYNAFYRTTDYKDLDVDVASYAVDSLGAGVNVGYPISETSRLTFGLSVQQDEIKTGTYTVDEIFDFVNREGDKYLNFKASAGWSESTLNKGVLPTRGRSQSLTLESTIPGSDLSFFKLDYRGQLFQPISDNYTLRLHTELGYGDGYGSTDGLPFYENYYAGGFNSVRGFKDSTLGPRSTPSRGTNPGTLADPDQDPLPFGGNVLIQGGVEVLFPLPFVKDQRSLRTSVFWDVGNVFDSKCSDTTNANGTKSNTQCNDISLSNMASSVGVGVTWVTALGPLSFALAMPIKKPDDAETQVFQFSLGQTF, encoded by the coding sequence ATGAAACGTCTGCTGCTAACTGCGGTTCTCACCGTATTGATGATCGCCGAAGTTCACGCCGAGTCCTTCACTATCTCTGATATTCGCGTCAATGGCCTCCAGCGGGTCTCCGCGGGTAGCGTCTTTGGTGCCTTGCCGTTGAACGTCGGCGAGCAGGCGGATGATCGTCGCCTGGTGGAATCCACTCGTGCGTTGTTCAAAACCGGTTTCTTTCAAGATATCCAGCTGGGCCGCGAAGGCAACGTTCTGGTGATCACGGTCGTCGAACGTCCATCGGTCGCGAGCATCGAGATCGAAGGCAACAAGGCGATCTCCACCGAAGACCTGATGAAGGGTCTCAAGCAATCCGGTCTGGCCGAAGGCGAGATCTTCCAGCGCGCGACCCTCGAAGGCGTGCGTAACGAGCTGCAACGTCAATACGTTGCACAAGGTCGTTACTCGGCTACCGTCGATACCGAAGTGGTCTCGCAGCCGCGCAACCGCGTCGGCCTGAAAGTGAAGATCAACGAAGGCACCGTCGCTGCCATTCAGCACATCAACGTGGTAGGCAACACCGTCTTCCCCGAGGAAGACCTGACCGACCTGTTCGAATTGAAAACCACCAACTGGCTGTCGTTCTTCAAGAACGACGACAAGTACGCCCGTGAAAAGCTGTCCGGTGACCTGGAGCGTCTGCGTTCCTACTACCTGGACCGTGGCTATATCAACATGGATATCGCTTCGACCCAGGTGTCCATCACCCCGGACAAGAAGCACGTCTACATCACCGTCAACGTCAACGAAGGCGAGAAGTACACCGTTCGTGACGTCAAGCTCAGCGGTGACCTGAAAGTCCCTGAAGATCAGGTCAAGTCGCTGTTGCTGGTGCAGAAAGGCCAGGTGTTCTCGCGCAAACTGATGACCACCACCTCCGAGCTGATCACCCGTCGTCTGGGTAACGAGGGTTACACCTTCGCCAACGTCAACGGCGTGCCACAACCGCACGACGACGATCACACCGTCGATATCCTGTTTGCTGTCGATCCGGGCAAGCGTGCCTACGTCAACCGCATCAACTTCCGTGGCAACACCAAGTCCGAGGACGAAGTGCTGCGTCGTGAAATGCGCCAGATGGAAGGTGGCTGGGCTTCGACCTACCTGATCGACCAGTCCAAGACCCGTCTGGAGCGTCTGGGCTTCTTTAAAGAGGTCAACGTCGAGACTCCGGCCGTGCCAGGTGTCGATGACCAGGTTGACGTGAACTACAGCGTTGAAGAGCAGGCTTCCGGTTCGATCACCGCCAGCGTCGGTTTCGCCCAGAGCGCCGGTCTGATCCTCGGTGGTTCGATCACCCAGAACAACTTCCTCGGTACCGGTAACCGCGTCAGTGTCGGCCTGACCCGCAGTGAATACCAGAGCCGCTACAACTTCGGCTACGTTGACCCCTACTGGACTGCCGATGGCGTGAGCCTGGGTTACAACGCGTTCTACCGTACCACCGACTACAAAGACCTCGACGTCGACGTAGCGAGCTATGCGGTAGACAGCCTGGGTGCCGGCGTGAACGTGGGCTACCCGATCAGCGAGACTTCGCGTCTGACCTTTGGTCTGTCCGTCCAGCAGGACGAGATCAAGACCGGTACCTATACCGTTGACGAGATTTTCGACTTCGTTAACAGGGAAGGCGACAAGTACCTGAACTTCAAGGCTTCTGCCGGCTGGTCCGAGTCCACCTTGAACAAAGGCGTGCTGCCGACCCGCGGTCGCTCCCAGAGCCTGACGCTGGAATCGACCATTCCAGGCAGCGACCTGTCGTTCTTCAAACTTGATTACCGTGGTCAGCTGTTCCAGCCGATCAGCGATAACTACACCCTGCGTCTGCACACCGAGTTGGGTTATGGCGACGGTTACGGTTCGACTGATGGCTTGCCGTTCTATGAAAACTACTATGCTGGTGGTTTCAACTCGGTTCGTGGCTTCAAGGACAGCACCCTGGGTCCGCGCAGTACGCCGAGCCGAGGCACCAACCCGGGCACACTGGCTGACCCGGACCAGGATCCGCTGCCGTTCGGTGGTAACGTCCTGATCCAGGGCGGTGTCGAGGTTCTGTTCCCGCTGCCGTTCGTCAAGGATCAGCGTTCACTGCGTACTTCGGTATTCTGGGATGTCGGTAACGTATTCGACTCCAAGTGCTCCGATACTACGAACGCCAACGGTACGAAATCGAACACCCAATGCAACGACATCAGTCTGAGCAACATGGCCAGTTCCGTCGGTGTCGGCGTGACCTGGGTCACCGCACTGGGTCCGCTGAGTTTTGCACTGGCGATGCCGATCAAGAAACCGGATGACGCTGAAACTCAAGTGTTCCAATTCTCCCTCGGTCAGACGTTCTAA
- a CDS encoding OmpH family outer membrane protein — translation MRKLTQLVLLASVLVAGPAFADMKIAVLNYQMALLESDAAKKYAVDAEKKFGPQLTKLKTLESSAKGIQDRLMAGGDKMQQGERERLELEFKQKARDFQFQSKELNEAKAVADREMLKQLKPKLDSAVEEVIKKGGFDLVFERGAVIDVKPQYDITRQVIERMNQLK, via the coding sequence GTGCGTAAGTTGACTCAATTGGTTCTCCTGGCCTCCGTACTGGTGGCAGGCCCGGCATTTGCCGACATGAAGATCGCCGTTCTGAACTATCAGATGGCTCTGCTGGAATCCGACGCGGCCAAGAAATACGCCGTGGATGCCGAGAAGAAATTCGGTCCGCAACTGACCAAGCTCAAGACCCTGGAAAGCAGCGCCAAGGGCATTCAGGACCGTCTGATGGCCGGTGGCGACAAGATGCAGCAGGGCGAGCGCGAGCGTCTGGAGCTTGAGTTCAAGCAAAAGGCTCGTGACTTCCAGTTCCAGTCCAAGGAACTGAACGAAGCCAAGGCCGTTGCCGACCGCGAAATGCTCAAGCAACTGAAGCCGAAACTGGATAGCGCAGTGGAAGAAGTCATCAAGAAAGGTGGTTTTGACCTGGTGTTCGAGCGTGGCGCAGTGATTGATGTCAAACCTCAGTACGACATCACGCGCCAGGTTATCGAGCGCATGAATCAGCTGAAGTAA
- the lpxD gene encoding UDP-3-O-(3-hydroxymyristoyl)glucosamine N-acyltransferase produces the protein MTVTIKLGQLAEFLGATLSGDPEKQITGLATLQEAGPAQLSFLANPQYRKYLAGSQAAALLLKAADAEGFAGDALVVPDPYLAYARISHLFDPKPKAAAGVHPTAVIAEDAVVDPSASVGPFVVIEAGARIGAGVTLGAHCVVGARSEIGEGGWLAPRVTLYHDVRIGKRVVIQSGAVLGGEGFGFANEKGVWQKIAQIGGVAIGDDVEIGVNTAIDRGALADTVIGNGVKLDNQIQIAHNVQVGDHTAMAACVGISGSTKIGKHCMLAGGVGLVGHIDICDNVFLTGMTMVTHSITEPGAYSSGTAMQPAAEWRKSAARIRQLDDIARRLKQLEKRSGEVTPDGNASSEG, from the coding sequence ATGACCGTGACTATCAAGCTCGGCCAGTTGGCCGAGTTCCTCGGCGCCACCTTGAGTGGCGACCCCGAGAAGCAAATTACTGGGCTAGCCACCTTGCAGGAGGCTGGCCCAGCTCAGTTGAGCTTTCTGGCAAACCCTCAATACCGTAAATACCTGGCAGGCTCGCAAGCCGCAGCCCTGTTGCTCAAGGCTGCCGACGCCGAGGGTTTTGCCGGTGATGCGCTGGTGGTGCCGGATCCTTACCTGGCTTACGCGCGCATTTCCCATCTGTTCGATCCGAAACCCAAGGCCGCTGCCGGGGTTCATCCGACTGCCGTGATTGCCGAGGATGCCGTGGTCGATCCAAGCGCAAGTGTCGGTCCCTTCGTGGTGATCGAAGCCGGTGCCCGAATCGGTGCAGGCGTGACACTCGGCGCGCATTGCGTCGTCGGTGCCCGCAGCGAAATCGGTGAAGGCGGCTGGCTGGCCCCGCGGGTCACGCTGTATCACGACGTGCGGATCGGCAAGCGGGTGGTGATCCAGTCCGGTGCCGTGCTCGGCGGTGAAGGCTTCGGTTTTGCCAATGAAAAGGGTGTCTGGCAGAAAATCGCCCAGATCGGTGGCGTGGCCATCGGCGACGACGTGGAGATCGGCGTGAATACCGCCATCGACCGCGGTGCGTTGGCCGATACCGTGATCGGCAATGGCGTGAAGCTCGACAACCAGATTCAGATCGCCCACAACGTGCAGGTCGGTGACCACACCGCCATGGCAGCGTGCGTGGGGATTTCCGGCAGCACCAAAATCGGCAAGCACTGCATGCTCGCCGGGGGTGTTGGCCTGGTAGGGCACATCGATATTTGCGACAACGTATTCCTGACCGGAATGACCATGGTGACTCACTCGATTACCGAGCCGGGTGCCTATTCTTCCGGTACAGCCATGCAACCGGCGGCCGAATGGCGCAAAAGCGCGGCCCGCATTCGTCAGCTCGATGACATCGCGCGACGTTTGAAACAGCTGGAAAAGCGGTCCGGGGAAGTGACCCCCGACGGCAATGCTTCATCTGAAGGCTGA
- the fabZ gene encoding 3-hydroxyacyl-ACP dehydratase FabZ encodes MMDINEIREYLPHRYPFLLVDRVVELDTEGKRIRAYKNVSINEPFFNGHFPAHPIMPGVLIIEAMAQAAGILGFKMLDVKPADGTLYYFVGSDKLRFRQPVLPGDQLILEAKFISCKRQIWKFECQASVDGKPVCSAEIICAERKL; translated from the coding sequence ATGATGGACATCAACGAGATTCGCGAATACCTGCCTCACCGTTACCCGTTCCTGCTGGTGGACCGGGTAGTGGAGCTGGATACGGAAGGCAAGCGCATTCGTGCCTACAAGAATGTCAGCATCAACGAACCGTTCTTCAATGGTCACTTCCCTGCGCATCCGATCATGCCGGGCGTGCTGATCATCGAGGCCATGGCTCAGGCTGCCGGGATCCTCGGTTTCAAGATGCTTGACGTGAAACCGGCCGACGGCACCCTTTACTACTTCGTCGGCTCCGACAAGCTGCGTTTCCGCCAGCCTGTGCTGCCGGGTGATCAGTTGATCCTCGAAGCCAAGTTCATCAGCTGCAAGCGTCAGATCTGGAAGTTCGAATGCCAGGCTTCGGTCGATGGCAAACCGGTCTGCTCGGCTGAAATCATCTGTGCGGAACGCAAGCTATGA
- the lpxA gene encoding acyl-ACP--UDP-N-acetylglucosamine O-acyltransferase, translated as MSLIDPRAIIDPSAVLADGVEVGPWSIIGAGVEIGEGTVIGPHVILKGPTRIGKHNRIYQFSSVGEDTPDLKYKGEETRLVIGDHNVIREGVTIHRGTVQDRSETTLGDHNLIMAYAHIGHDSVIGNHCILVNNTALAGHVHVDDWAILSGFTLVHQYCHIGAHSFSGMGTAIGKDVPAFVTVFGNPAEARSMNFEGMRRRGFSEDAIHALRRAYKTVYRQGLTVEQALAELAEPSAQFPEVAMFRDSIQSSTRGITR; from the coding sequence ATGAGTTTGATTGACCCTCGCGCAATCATCGATCCGTCGGCCGTCCTGGCTGATGGCGTCGAGGTCGGCCCGTGGTCGATTATCGGTGCAGGTGTGGAAATCGGCGAGGGAACGGTCATCGGGCCACACGTGATCCTCAAAGGTCCGACCCGTATCGGCAAGCACAACCGCATCTACCAGTTTTCCTCGGTAGGCGAAGACACGCCGGACCTGAAATACAAGGGCGAAGAAACTCGCCTGGTAATCGGTGACCACAACGTCATCCGCGAAGGCGTGACGATTCACCGTGGCACCGTTCAGGATCGTTCCGAAACGACCCTGGGTGATCACAATCTGATCATGGCCTATGCCCACATCGGACATGACAGCGTCATCGGCAACCACTGCATCCTGGTCAACAACACTGCGTTGGCCGGCCATGTGCACGTTGATGACTGGGCGATCCTGTCCGGTTTCACCCTGGTGCATCAGTATTGCCACATTGGCGCCCACAGCTTTTCCGGCATGGGCACGGCGATCGGCAAGGATGTTCCGGCGTTCGTTACCGTATTTGGCAACCCGGCCGAAGCGCGCAGCATGAACTTCGAGGGCATGCGCCGTCGCGGTTTCAGCGAAGACGCCATTCACGCGCTGCGCCGTGCGTACAAAACGGTGTATCGCCAGGGACTGACCGTCGAGCAGGCGCTGGCCGAACTGGCCGAGCCGTCTGCACAGTTCCCGGAAGTCGCGATGTTCCGTGACTCTATCCAGTCGTCGACCCGCGGCATCACCCGCTGA